In the Haloferula helveola genome, one interval contains:
- a CDS encoding TlpA disulfide reductase family protein, which translates to MKTILTSLVLVSLGLAQAADLSKFGEGDAKLRERLAKIQDNPAPEISLDNWINSDAKTLADLKGKVVVLDFWATWCGPCIASIPHTNEMMEKYGDDVVIIGVCHPRGAEKMKAMVESKKIQYPVAVDTDGAAAKAYAVNGFPDYYIIGRDGKVLLADCGNGNVEKAIDALLESE; encoded by the coding sequence ATGAAAACAATCCTCACCTCCCTCGTGCTCGTCTCCCTCGGTCTGGCCCAAGCCGCCGATCTCTCGAAATTCGGTGAAGGCGACGCCAAGCTCCGCGAGCGGCTCGCCAAGATTCAGGACAATCCGGCGCCGGAGATCTCGCTCGACAACTGGATCAACTCCGACGCCAAGACCCTCGCCGACCTCAAGGGCAAGGTGGTGGTGCTCGACTTCTGGGCGACGTGGTGCGGCCCGTGCATCGCGAGCATTCCCCACACCAACGAGATGATGGAGAAGTATGGCGATGACGTCGTGATCATCGGCGTGTGCCATCCCCGCGGCGCCGAAAAGATGAAGGCGATGGTCGAGTCGAAGAAGATCCAGTATCCGGTCGCGGTCGACACCGACGGAGCGGCCGCGAAGGCCTATGCCGTGAACGGATTCCCCGACTACTATATCATCGGCCGCGACGGCAAAGTCCTGCTCGCCGACTGCGGCAACGGCAACGTCGAGAAGGCTATCGACGCTCTTCTTGAAAGCGAGTGA
- a CDS encoding glycosyltransferase, whose translation MRIVHACNLQFDKDGAHLWNQDQKIHHGLVRLGHFVYPFSINDRARMFSPTGSKSFGKGKTNKALVETCINIHPDLLILGHAQWISADTLRQIREALPEIRIGLWYVDPLWDEEPTRHLRERAPLLDGLFCSTGGPLLESFATPNCPARFIPSAVDAGIECHRAFETPEGEFVHDLLFFGRDKGQPERRAFLSDLRDRLTGLDVGYYGCLDQPLIMGWEKEQIIRRSKMALNLSRRNDVELYSSSRIAELMGNGILTLTSRGAGLETLYGEDEIVYYDGIDELAERIRHYANDRSSRVAIAKKGWERNHRDYSGTEIARTIVDALTSPVDRNTP comes from the coding sequence ATGCGCATCGTCCACGCCTGCAACCTCCAGTTCGACAAGGATGGGGCGCACCTTTGGAATCAGGACCAGAAGATCCATCACGGTCTGGTCCGGCTCGGGCATTTCGTCTACCCGTTCTCGATCAACGACCGCGCCAGGATGTTTTCGCCGACGGGCAGCAAGTCGTTCGGCAAGGGCAAGACCAACAAGGCGCTGGTCGAGACCTGCATCAATATCCACCCCGACCTCCTGATCCTCGGCCACGCCCAGTGGATCTCCGCCGATACGCTGCGACAGATCCGGGAAGCGCTGCCTGAGATCCGGATCGGGCTCTGGTATGTCGACCCGCTCTGGGACGAGGAACCGACCCGACACCTCCGCGAACGGGCGCCTTTGCTCGACGGACTCTTCTGCTCCACCGGCGGCCCCTTGCTGGAATCCTTCGCCACTCCGAATTGCCCCGCCCGTTTCATCCCGAGCGCGGTCGACGCGGGAATCGAGTGCCATCGGGCGTTCGAAACTCCCGAAGGGGAGTTCGTGCACGACCTGTTGTTCTTCGGTCGCGACAAAGGACAGCCGGAGCGCCGGGCGTTCCTGAGCGATCTGCGCGACCGGCTCACCGGACTCGATGTCGGCTACTATGGCTGCCTCGACCAGCCGCTCATCATGGGGTGGGAAAAGGAGCAGATCATCCGTCGCTCGAAGATGGCGCTCAATCTGAGCCGGAGGAACGACGTCGAGCTCTACTCATCGTCCAGGATCGCCGAGCTGATGGGCAACGGGATCCTGACGCTCACCTCGCGCGGCGCGGGGCTTGAGACGCTCTACGGAGAAGACGAGATCGTCTACTACGACGGCATCGATGAACTCGCGGAGAGGATCCGTCACTACGCCAACGACCGTAGCTCGCGGGTGGCCATCGCCAAGAAGGGCTGGGAGCGGAATCACCGTGACTACTCCGGCACCGAGATCGCGCGGACCATCGTCGATGCGCTGACCTCGCCAGTCGACCGGAATACCCCCTGA
- a CDS encoding DUF4405 domain-containing protein, translating into MRHWVNFGLLFSFLTLMVSGVMAFTRPFSIATTRVHVFFGFLTIVLVVLHLVSRTRYFSGKLKGKQSSRGMVALVAASACGLAALAVGGVWPSKQVIDAGYEARHRAEIVRSSPMAGFLETEDTERFVAREPAEPGSAAVSLLVRFRDGLEQAPAVAVWAETTTGTMIETLYLDESLAYGEEVEWQGVKTRRHRVLPIWRHRYTMVSGIDPNGEVDAFTGSTPSHSFSLDKYLKLAEGEEMVICVEVNAAGDSNEAFPNSEVGQPSLLYTAYLKPEEGAAYALLELTAHGGEAEKGGTLAYDFEGIDSAKRLVDLLLVKVAPAAE; encoded by the coding sequence ATGCGCCACTGGGTCAACTTCGGCCTGCTCTTCAGTTTCCTCACGCTGATGGTTAGCGGCGTGATGGCGTTCACGCGTCCGTTCTCGATCGCGACGACCCGGGTTCACGTCTTCTTCGGGTTCCTCACAATCGTCCTCGTCGTCCTGCATCTCGTTTCCCGGACCCGCTACTTTTCCGGCAAGCTTAAGGGCAAGCAGTCGTCGAGGGGGATGGTCGCGCTGGTCGCGGCGTCGGCCTGCGGGCTGGCCGCGCTCGCGGTGGGTGGAGTCTGGCCGTCGAAGCAGGTCATCGATGCCGGCTACGAGGCGCGTCATCGCGCCGAGATCGTCCGGTCTTCCCCGATGGCCGGTTTCCTCGAAACCGAGGACACGGAGCGCTTCGTCGCCCGCGAACCGGCCGAGCCCGGGTCCGCGGCGGTCTCATTGCTGGTGCGTTTCCGTGATGGCCTGGAGCAGGCGCCGGCGGTCGCTGTGTGGGCGGAGACGACGACCGGGACAATGATCGAGACACTCTACCTCGACGAGTCGCTGGCCTACGGAGAAGAGGTGGAGTGGCAGGGGGTCAAGACACGCCGTCACCGGGTCCTGCCGATCTGGCGTCATCGCTACACGATGGTTTCCGGAATCGATCCGAATGGAGAGGTCGATGCCTTCACCGGCTCGACGCCTTCGCATTCGTTCAGCCTCGACAAGTATCTCAAGCTCGCCGAGGGCGAGGAGATGGTGATCTGCGTGGAGGTCAATGCGGCGGGTGACAGCAACGAGGCGTTTCCTAATTCGGAGGTGGGCCAGCCTTCGCTACTATACACGGCGTATCTCAAGCCGGAGGAGGGTGCGGCGTATGCCTTGCTCGAATTGACGGCACACGGTGGCGAGGCGGAGAAGGGTGGAACGCTTGCCTATGATTTCGAGGGCATCGACAGTGCCAAGCGCCTCGTCGATCTGTTGCTGGTGAAGGTCGCTCCAGCGGCGGAATGA
- a CDS encoding glycosyltransferase translates to MFRVCHVLASVGEKGGLEKNVIELANRQASLGHEVSAVADETMRPHFSKAVRFIAHPMRAGRLNPLNRAALLKRILSTRAQIVHAHANKAGALVRSIRKGLGRMKRVATVQNIKRSSRPFRDYHAVITASAQVRDSLGGIDATVIWNSIEPPPPGTKEAALATDPPFLGEGEPVFCTVGRLVPAKGMDLLLEAMAKVPGFKLWLVGEGSQRKELQAIIKRYELEERVWMAGHRDDAVGLMGCSDLFVVASRNEGGPYTLAEALHMKVPCISTRVGFAPEFLPDEALMETHSVDELERGLQLALDDPEGLRQHLQASFDLVAKEVTLNAMTHKVLRVYERITG, encoded by the coding sequence GTGTTCAGGGTTTGTCATGTGCTGGCCAGCGTCGGGGAAAAGGGCGGTCTGGAGAAGAACGTGATCGAGCTCGCCAACCGCCAGGCCTCGCTCGGTCACGAGGTCAGCGCGGTCGCCGATGAAACGATGCGTCCCCACTTTTCGAAGGCCGTGAGGTTCATCGCCCATCCGATGCGTGCCGGGCGCCTCAACCCCTTGAACCGCGCCGCGCTGTTGAAGCGCATCCTCTCGACCCGCGCGCAAATCGTCCATGCCCATGCCAACAAGGCCGGGGCATTGGTGCGGTCGATCCGGAAAGGGCTCGGACGAATGAAGCGGGTGGCCACGGTGCAGAACATCAAGCGCAGCTCGAGGCCGTTCCGCGACTACCACGCGGTGATCACCGCCTCGGCCCAGGTGCGCGACTCGCTCGGTGGGATCGATGCCACCGTGATCTGGAATTCCATCGAGCCGCCGCCGCCCGGAACCAAGGAGGCCGCGTTGGCGACCGATCCTCCGTTCCTCGGCGAAGGTGAGCCGGTTTTCTGCACGGTCGGACGGCTCGTGCCGGCGAAAGGGATGGATCTGCTGCTTGAGGCGATGGCCAAGGTGCCGGGCTTCAAACTCTGGTTGGTGGGTGAGGGGAGCCAACGGAAGGAACTGCAGGCGATTATCAAACGCTATGAGCTTGAGGAGCGCGTGTGGATGGCGGGGCATCGGGACGATGCGGTGGGGCTGATGGGATGCTCCGATCTTTTCGTCGTGGCATCGCGCAACGAGGGTGGACCTTACACACTGGCCGAGGCGCTGCACATGAAGGTGCCGTGCATTTCCACCCGGGTGGGATTCGCGCCGGAGTTCCTGCCCGACGAGGCGCTGATGGAAACGCACTCGGTGGACGAGTTGGAGCGCGGGTTGCAGCTGGCTCTCGACGATCCGGAAGGTCTGCGCCAGCACCTGCAGGCCTCCTTCGATCTGGTGGCGAAGGAGGTCACGCTAAACGCCATGACTCACAAGGTGCTGCGCGTCTACGAACGGATCACCGGCTGA
- a CDS encoding FAD:protein FMN transferase has translation MKAAFVFPVALLLLTACRDPERVRVLTGEAMGTTYRIKYVGDAEFDVSRIEVLCDGLDRDLSTWRDDSWVSRFNAAAAGSGHEMPDSVAELLELSSRLSEETEGRFDPTIGALVKLWGFGPNRREGWEKPTQEEVDAALGACGFRNLVIEGARVAKRNGDLMLDFSAIAKGYTVDRMADLFRDSGYRNFVVEFGGEIYASGAAPGAEGWVVGGGSLESGIVLTDEAVATSGSEHQSRGFWSHIINPRTGWALPPGEPVTVRAESCARADALATAGFVAEAEADVTRFQEERR, from the coding sequence ATGAAGGCGGCGTTTGTTTTCCCGGTGGCGTTGCTGCTTCTCACCGCCTGTCGGGACCCTGAGCGCGTCCGTGTGCTGACCGGTGAGGCGATGGGGACGACCTACCGGATCAAGTATGTCGGTGATGCCGAGTTCGATGTCTCCCGGATCGAAGTGTTGTGCGACGGCTTGGATCGCGATCTCTCGACCTGGCGCGATGACAGTTGGGTCTCCCGATTCAACGCCGCGGCGGCCGGGTCCGGCCATGAAATGCCCGACTCGGTCGCGGAGTTGCTGGAGCTTTCCTCCCGGTTGTCGGAAGAGACCGAAGGACGCTTCGATCCGACCATCGGAGCGCTCGTGAAGCTGTGGGGATTCGGACCAAACCGGCGCGAAGGATGGGAGAAACCCACGCAGGAGGAGGTCGATGCGGCCCTTGGCGCCTGCGGGTTTCGAAATCTCGTGATCGAAGGGGCAAGGGTCGCGAAGCGGAACGGGGATCTGATGCTGGATTTCTCCGCGATCGCGAAAGGCTACACGGTCGACCGGATGGCCGATCTGTTCCGTGATTCGGGCTATCGGAACTTCGTCGTCGAGTTCGGCGGGGAGATCTATGCCAGCGGGGCTGCGCCGGGAGCGGAGGGCTGGGTCGTCGGTGGGGGATCGCTGGAATCCGGGATCGTTCTAACGGACGAGGCGGTCGCCACCAGTGGATCGGAGCATCAGAGCCGCGGGTTCTGGTCACACATCATCAACCCCCGAACCGGCTGGGCGTTGCCGCCCGGGGAACCGGTGACCGTGAGAGCGGAGTCGTGTGCCAGGGCGGACGCGCTGGCGACGGCAGGATTTGTGGCCGAGGCCGAAGCCGACGTCACTCGCTTTCAAGAAGAGCGTCGATAG
- a CDS encoding HAD hydrolase-like protein, producing MAYRTIIFDFDGTLADTLEESRRIFNAIAPDYGIREVTAEELPSLRHMSIKELIGHLKIPKRRVPAFIAKGTAMMRGNIVRLQLIEGIGEILPVLRSRCQSFGVLTSNAPTNVDLFLRAHGLRGLFNFISSTSKLTGKAKHLKAIRKTFSLKSEEMLYVGDEIRDIKASQKASIPVAAVTWGFNSPETLAAEKPDHLLTSPNDFLEIVPQA from the coding sequence ATGGCCTACCGCACGATCATCTTCGATTTCGACGGCACCCTCGCGGACACGCTTGAGGAGAGCCGGCGCATTTTCAATGCGATCGCGCCCGATTACGGAATCCGCGAGGTCACGGCGGAAGAACTCCCGTCGCTTCGGCACATGTCGATCAAGGAGCTCATCGGCCACCTCAAGATCCCCAAACGTCGCGTGCCCGCCTTCATCGCGAAAGGCACCGCGATGATGCGCGGCAACATCGTCCGGTTGCAGCTCATCGAAGGCATCGGCGAGATTCTCCCCGTGCTGCGTTCCCGGTGCCAGTCCTTCGGCGTGCTGACCTCAAATGCCCCGACCAATGTCGACCTGTTCTTGCGGGCCCACGGTCTGCGCGGGTTGTTCAACTTCATCTCGTCGACCTCCAAGCTCACCGGCAAGGCCAAGCACCTGAAGGCGATCCGCAAGACCTTCTCGCTGAAGTCGGAGGAGATGCTCTACGTCGGCGACGAAATCCGCGACATCAAGGCCTCGCAGAAGGCCTCGATCCCAGTCGCTGCCGTGACCTGGGGGTTCAACTCGCCCGAGACCCTGGCGGCGGAAAAGCCCGACCACCTGCTCACCTCGCCGAACGATTTTCTCGAGATCGTGCCGCAGGCATGA
- a CDS encoding OmpA family protein — protein MQDETPAPDESSATETPATETKTESTNESATPASRQVSPIVLTISFIIITLLGIVIFQNLFPRGGGGGGSSKGNATVDVLRADIETQRAEINRQRIALGMEPLEGTSGIETAEEVAARLKADADTLASLTSSYQDLLERKEAQLDELRAESIKALKDQQLLREQLNRVNQDLRAAMVDASLATTLKGDLDKANAQIKALQEELQRSRDEPSELRAQLIQCNTERNRLLAQVAELEQQLRKVTLFASSEDELIKEAVALFRALRELQGATKSELASAYSRFGAELGATVLQTCDFATGSAEVRADLEAQLRMLPSEIPENAMIFVVGYASETGNVDSNQTLSSDRATAVARVLDTIKRPTQRVQAVYLGQTKRFSREVPEENQRVEVWQIVPQGL, from the coding sequence ATGCAAGACGAAACGCCAGCCCCCGACGAGTCGTCGGCTACCGAAACCCCGGCCACGGAGACCAAAACGGAGTCGACGAACGAGTCCGCCACGCCCGCAAGCCGCCAGGTTTCGCCGATCGTGCTGACGATCAGCTTCATCATCATCACGCTGCTCGGGATCGTGATTTTCCAGAACCTCTTCCCCCGCGGCGGCGGAGGAGGCGGCAGCAGCAAGGGCAACGCGACGGTCGATGTCCTGCGTGCCGACATCGAGACCCAGCGTGCGGAAATCAACCGCCAGCGGATCGCGCTCGGCATGGAGCCGCTCGAAGGCACCAGCGGCATCGAGACCGCCGAGGAGGTCGCCGCCCGCCTGAAGGCTGACGCAGACACTTTGGCATCGCTCACCAGCAGCTATCAGGACCTGCTCGAACGTAAAGAGGCCCAACTCGACGAACTCCGCGCGGAATCGATCAAGGCGCTCAAGGACCAGCAGTTGCTGCGCGAGCAGTTGAACCGGGTGAACCAGGACCTGCGGGCCGCGATGGTCGACGCCTCACTCGCCACCACGCTGAAGGGTGACCTCGACAAGGCCAACGCCCAGATCAAGGCGCTGCAGGAGGAACTCCAGCGCTCGCGCGACGAGCCATCCGAGCTGCGGGCCCAACTCATCCAGTGCAACACGGAGCGCAACCGCCTGCTCGCGCAAGTCGCCGAGCTTGAACAGCAACTCCGCAAGGTGACGCTCTTCGCCAGCTCCGAGGACGAATTGATCAAGGAAGCGGTCGCGCTTTTCCGCGCCCTCCGCGAACTGCAGGGAGCCACCAAGTCGGAACTGGCATCGGCCTACAGCCGATTCGGCGCCGAACTCGGAGCGACCGTGCTCCAGACCTGCGACTTCGCCACCGGCTCGGCCGAAGTGCGGGCCGACCTCGAAGCCCAACTGCGGATGCTTCCCTCCGAGATTCCCGAGAACGCGATGATTTTTGTTGTCGGCTACGCCTCGGAGACCGGCAACGTCGACAGCAACCAGACGCTCTCGTCGGACCGCGCCACAGCCGTCGCCCGCGTCCTCGACACCATCAAGCGCCCGACCCAGCGGGTTCAGGCGGTCTACCTTGGTCAGACCAAGCGCTTCAGCCGCGAGGTTCCCGAGGAAAACCAACGGGTCGAGGTCTGGCAAATCGTCCCGCAGGGGCTCTGA
- a CDS encoding S41 family peptidase — protein MRPFLLLLALVPTVAPGQPTPPDPDEAAYPAIERFVEVLEQVRQRHPDVDRLAYERLVNHALEGMLASLDPHSSFIHPEMAAMMKSHPDLDPHVASLGLTLGWRDDGPYIANVLPGSASADLLPGSSLLEVDGRATKDVGLPLMLSWLSGEAGKPVTLKLKSPAEPKPVEIKLVHRAVDQRAVTDSRILEDTDAGYIRLSSFTDASPREIEAALDELEDAGMKRLILDLRGNPGGSLPATVKILGYFLPPETAVVTTRGREGESDPLKTPERQRRKREYPMAVLIDRMSASASELTSGALQDLKRATVVGEVSYGKGSVQNIIPMGGGTALRLTIATYHTPSGRTPHLTGITPDIEVEIDDDLREKTALSFRRDALTPDEAAKLEDWTDPVIEAALAAPGMQ, from the coding sequence GTGCGCCCTTTCCTGCTGCTTCTCGCCCTCGTCCCCACCGTCGCTCCGGGACAACCGACTCCGCCCGACCCTGACGAAGCCGCCTACCCGGCGATCGAGCGCTTTGTCGAAGTCCTCGAGCAAGTCCGCCAGCGCCACCCTGATGTCGACAGACTGGCCTACGAACGTCTCGTGAACCACGCGCTCGAAGGCATGCTGGCGTCACTTGATCCGCACTCGTCATTCATCCACCCGGAGATGGCCGCGATGATGAAAAGCCACCCGGATCTCGATCCCCACGTGGCATCGCTGGGACTGACTCTCGGGTGGCGCGACGACGGTCCCTACATCGCCAACGTCCTCCCGGGCTCCGCCTCCGCCGATCTGCTTCCGGGCTCGTCGCTGTTGGAAGTCGACGGCCGGGCGACGAAGGATGTCGGCCTCCCGCTGATGCTTTCGTGGCTCTCCGGCGAGGCGGGAAAACCAGTCACCCTCAAGCTCAAGTCGCCGGCCGAACCCAAGCCCGTGGAAATCAAACTCGTCCACCGCGCGGTCGACCAACGGGCAGTGACCGATTCGCGGATCCTCGAAGACACGGACGCCGGCTACATCCGGCTCTCATCCTTCACCGATGCCTCACCGCGTGAGATCGAAGCAGCGCTCGACGAACTCGAAGACGCCGGCATGAAGCGCCTGATCCTCGACCTCCGTGGAAATCCCGGCGGCTCACTTCCCGCCACCGTGAAGATCCTCGGCTACTTTCTTCCGCCCGAGACCGCGGTGGTGACCACCCGCGGCCGAGAGGGCGAAAGCGATCCGCTGAAGACTCCGGAACGCCAGCGCCGGAAGCGGGAGTATCCGATGGCCGTCCTGATCGACCGGATGTCGGCTTCGGCTTCGGAACTCACCTCGGGCGCGCTCCAGGACCTCAAGCGTGCGACCGTCGTCGGCGAAGTTTCCTACGGCAAGGGCTCGGTCCAGAACATCATCCCTATGGGTGGTGGCACCGCCCTGCGCCTTACGATCGCCACCTACCACACGCCTAGCGGCCGGACCCCTCACCTGACCGGAATCACTCCGGACATCGAGGTGGAAATCGATGACGACCTGCGGGAAAAGACCGCGCTTTCGTTTCGGCGGGACGCGCTGACGCCGGACGAGGCCGCCAAACTCGAGGATTGGACTGACCCGGTGATCGAGGCGGCTCTCGCAGCGCCCGGGATGCAATGA
- a CDS encoding FAD-dependent oxidoreductase, with the protein MPDTIDRRRFVRIIGGLAFTAATAPRYGFGAEGKGSAGVLVEACGFDEPGGWVIDTQFYQQMGGSFLLAHGMGKPVANAKTKFKLPEGGKWYVWVRTRDWCPGEWEAPGRFRVKVDGKALEPVFGTEEGWAWQAGGAIEVDAAGEHALELEDLTGFDGRCDAVFFTREEKPELPNMDLPELAAWKDRLSGRTGQVIEEDEFDVVIVGAGMSGCGAALAARTQGLRVALIQDRPMLGGNASAEIRVHTIGIHGKGAGLLKKIDTEHYPNGDAKAKLDQDKRERTMKESGVEIFAHHIAIGLGQEGERITSVEAREVTSGQIRRFKAPVFIDATGDGWLGFWAGAEYREGREASSEFDEGWDKHGDLWSPEKPDAKVMGTSVLWNSTKGTTPSRFPEVPWAMPVAGKHAAINGEWYWEYSSPDLDQVKDAERIRDHMLRAIFGSFANAKKQPKNATVALEWVAYVGGKRESRRLMGDYVYTMKDATERRTFEDVVVEEKRELDTHYQLKETGAPTDFLSKAIFRKTGGLYYIPFRCFYSKNIPNLMMAGRCFSCSHIGLSGPRVMLTCGQMGLATGYAAALCKKHGALPREVGEKHVAELKKLVGYEA; encoded by the coding sequence ATGCCTGACACCATCGACCGCCGCCGCTTCGTCCGTATCATCGGAGGCCTTGCCTTCACCGCCGCCACCGCACCGCGCTACGGATTCGGTGCCGAAGGAAAAGGGTCGGCGGGTGTTCTCGTCGAAGCCTGTGGTTTCGACGAACCCGGCGGCTGGGTGATCGATACCCAGTTCTACCAGCAGATGGGCGGCTCGTTTCTGCTGGCCCACGGGATGGGCAAGCCGGTTGCCAATGCCAAGACGAAGTTCAAGCTGCCGGAAGGTGGGAAGTGGTACGTCTGGGTAAGGACGCGCGACTGGTGCCCTGGGGAGTGGGAGGCCCCGGGCCGGTTCCGAGTCAAGGTCGACGGCAAGGCGCTCGAGCCGGTTTTCGGGACCGAGGAAGGCTGGGCATGGCAGGCGGGCGGCGCGATCGAGGTGGACGCCGCGGGCGAACACGCCTTGGAGCTTGAGGACCTGACCGGTTTCGACGGCCGCTGCGACGCGGTGTTTTTCACCCGTGAGGAGAAGCCGGAGCTGCCGAATATGGATCTGCCGGAGCTCGCGGCCTGGAAGGATCGGCTGAGTGGTCGCACCGGCCAGGTGATTGAGGAGGATGAATTCGACGTCGTGATTGTCGGTGCCGGCATGTCCGGTTGCGGTGCCGCTCTGGCGGCGAGGACGCAAGGGCTTCGCGTCGCCCTGATCCAGGACCGCCCGATGCTCGGCGGCAATGCCAGCGCCGAGATCCGGGTGCACACCATCGGAATCCACGGCAAGGGCGCGGGGCTCCTGAAGAAGATCGACACCGAGCATTACCCGAACGGCGACGCCAAGGCGAAGCTCGACCAGGACAAGCGCGAGCGCACGATGAAGGAGTCGGGCGTCGAGATTTTCGCCCATCACATTGCGATCGGGCTCGGACAGGAGGGTGAGCGCATCACCAGTGTCGAGGCCCGCGAGGTGACAAGTGGGCAGATCCGTCGCTTCAAGGCGCCCGTGTTCATCGACGCCACCGGTGACGGTTGGCTCGGCTTCTGGGCCGGGGCGGAGTACCGTGAAGGTCGCGAGGCGAGCAGCGAGTTCGATGAGGGCTGGGACAAGCACGGCGACCTCTGGAGTCCGGAGAAGCCGGATGCCAAGGTGATGGGCACCAGCGTTTTGTGGAATTCGACGAAGGGGACGACCCCCTCGCGTTTCCCGGAAGTGCCGTGGGCGATGCCGGTCGCGGGCAAGCACGCGGCGATCAACGGCGAGTGGTACTGGGAGTATTCATCGCCCGACCTCGATCAGGTCAAGGATGCCGAGCGGATCCGCGACCACATGCTGCGCGCGATCTTCGGGTCGTTCGCCAATGCCAAGAAGCAGCCGAAGAACGCGACGGTCGCGCTCGAGTGGGTCGCCTACGTCGGCGGCAAACGCGAGTCGCGCCGTCTGATGGGCGACTATGTTTACACGATGAAGGATGCGACGGAGCGCCGGACCTTCGAAGACGTGGTGGTCGAGGAGAAGCGGGAGTTGGACACCCACTACCAGCTGAAGGAGACCGGTGCCCCGACCGACTTCCTGTCCAAGGCGATCTTCCGCAAGACTGGTGGACTCTACTACATCCCGTTCCGCTGTTTCTATTCGAAGAACATTCCGAACCTGATGATGGCGGGACGTTGCTTCAGTTGCTCGCACATCGGGCTGTCGGGCCCGCGCGTCATGCTGACCTGCGGCCAGATGGGTCTCGCGACCGGCTATGCGGCGGCGCTTTGCAAGAAACACGGCGCGCTGCCGCGGGAGGTCGGTGAAAAACATGTCGCCGAGCTCAAGAAGCTGGTTGGCTACGAAGCGTGA
- the tsaD gene encoding tRNA (adenosine(37)-N6)-threonylcarbamoyltransferase complex transferase subunit TsaD yields MPTLLAIESSCDETAVAILSGEPGQPARILSSEIASQIELHRQYGGVVPELASRNHSLHLRPLVETALRNADTDLCSIDAFAATSGPGLSSSLLIGSTAAKALAVSTGRPFLAINHLEGHLLSPFVGLGEVPPHVALIVSGGHTLLLDVEMPGRYRKLGSTLDDAAGEAFDKVAKMLGLPYPGGPEIEKTAMGGNPEAFEFPRSMMKDKSLDFSFAGLKTAVLYTLTDRNPETGQPKTEDLPDLCASFQQAVIDVLVAKTVRAARGRGRDTIALSGGVSLNRTLRNAFQKRCDADGIRFLTAEPGLCTDNAAMIGFAGLLHHFAGQESPLDEDIHPNLPLPTL; encoded by the coding sequence GTGCCGACGCTTCTTGCCATCGAAAGCTCCTGCGACGAAACCGCCGTCGCGATCCTGTCGGGCGAGCCGGGCCAACCGGCAAGAATCCTTTCCTCCGAGATCGCCAGCCAGATCGAGCTTCACCGGCAGTACGGCGGCGTGGTTCCGGAACTCGCCTCACGCAACCACTCGCTGCACCTCCGGCCGCTGGTCGAGACCGCCCTGCGGAATGCTGACACGGATCTCTGTTCGATCGACGCCTTCGCCGCCACCTCCGGCCCGGGGTTGTCCTCATCCCTCCTGATCGGCTCGACCGCCGCCAAGGCGCTCGCTGTTTCCACCGGGCGACCGTTCCTCGCCATCAACCACCTCGAGGGCCACCTGCTCTCTCCCTTCGTAGGACTGGGAGAGGTTCCTCCCCATGTCGCGCTGATCGTATCTGGTGGCCACACGCTGCTGCTCGATGTCGAGATGCCCGGCCGCTACCGCAAACTCGGCTCGACCCTCGACGACGCCGCCGGCGAGGCCTTCGACAAGGTCGCGAAGATGCTCGGGCTGCCCTATCCCGGCGGGCCCGAGATCGAGAAGACCGCGATGGGCGGAAATCCGGAGGCCTTCGAGTTCCCCCGCTCGATGATGAAGGACAAGAGCCTCGATTTCTCCTTCGCCGGGCTGAAAACGGCGGTGCTCTACACCCTGACCGACCGCAATCCCGAGACCGGCCAGCCGAAGACGGAGGATCTGCCGGACCTCTGCGCATCGTTCCAGCAGGCGGTGATCGACGTCCTGGTCGCCAAAACCGTGAGGGCCGCGCGGGGTCGGGGTCGCGATACGATCGCGCTCTCCGGCGGTGTGTCGCTCAATCGGACACTCCGAAACGCCTTCCAGAAGCGCTGCGATGCCGACGGCATCCGGTTCCTCACCGCCGAACCCGGGCTATGCACCGACAATGCCGCGATGATCGGCTTTGCGGGCCTGCTGCATCATTTCGCGGGACAGGAGTCCCCGTTGGACGAGGACATCCATCCCAATCTGCCGCTGCCGACCCTCTAA